One Pyrus communis chromosome 4, drPyrComm1.1, whole genome shotgun sequence genomic region harbors:
- the LOC137731868 gene encoding uncharacterized membrane protein At4g09580-like, translating into MGKGDDSGGDVKVVGAEVGSDNSKFPLNFWEVTLASTVVLGFLFGLLAVYLTMPASDYSFLKLPRSLQDLQILRIHLEDYTSDYTAQVLLGYCMVYIFMQTFMIPGTVFMSLLAGSLFGVFKGVALVVFNATAGASSCFFLSKLIGRPLVFSLWPDKLQFFQNQVAKRREGLLNYMLFLRLTPTLPNTFINVASPIVNVPYHIFFLATSIGLIPAAYVTVRAGLALGELRSLGDLYDFNSIATLFFIGVVSIAPTLVSKNKS; encoded by the exons ATGGGGAAAGGAGACGACAGTGGCGGCGATGTGAAGGTGGTTGGTGCAGAAGTGGGATCCGATAATAGTAAGTTCCCGTTGAACTTTTGGGAGGTTACCCTGGCTTCCACCGTCGTATTGGGCTTCTTGTTTGGCCTTCTGGCTGTTTACCTGACCATGCCCGCATCGGATTACAGCTTCCTCAAGCTCCCCCGTAGCCTCCAAGATCTTCAAATCCTCAG AATTCACCTCGAGGACTACACAAGTGACTACACTGCTCAGGTTCTGTTAGGATACTGCATGGTTTATATATTCATGCAGACTTTCATGATCCCTGGTACTGTATTTATGTCCTTGCTTGCCGGTTCCCTTTTTGGAGTCTTCAAAGGTGTAGCTTTGGTGGTGTTTAATGCTACTGCTGGTGcatcttcttgttttttcttgTCAAAGCTGATCGGGAGACCCCTTGTCTTCTCTCTTTGGCCCGACAAGCTGCAATTTTTCCAAAACCAG GTAGCTAAAAGAAGAGAGGGACTATTGAACTATATGTTGTTTCTACGGTTAACTCCGACCTTGCCAAATACATTTATTAATGTTGCTTCACCAATAGTTAATGTGCCTTACCATATATTCTTCCTGGCAACTTCAATTGGTCTGATACCGGCTGCTTACGTCACTGTCAGG GCTGGATTAGCTCTTGGAGAGTTGCGATCCCTTGGGGATCTCTATGACTTCAACTCGATAGCCACCTTGTTCTTCATTGGAGTTGTCTCAATTGCTCCCACGCTAGTGAGCAAGAACAAATCATAG
- the LOC137731092 gene encoding uncharacterized protein yields the protein MGRKKPKEPESDAVSAAQSDIFKTLFGDAVSHDAAPAIFSDSNPFRRKNREPDQGFVAPSAEPAESINYVEPENNGDDGDGDVKKRKRRSKEKAASGSLNEEASEGPVELEGKKRKKRKLPETPDSENPNLGSEFEGLSRRESDEASEKGNAPAKKKDGKKRKRDEVEREYEVKKYGVKEGEEDGDKEEKRTVGEKRKTVDNPADMLVSTEGFDDESKLLRTVFVGNLPLKVKKKALMKEFTKFGEVESVRIRSVPILDTKRPRKGAILTKQIHDKADSVNAYVVFKMEESAQTSLSHNMAVVEGHHIRVDRACPPRKKLKGESATVYDHTRTVFVGNLPFDVKDEEVYQLFCGINNLGSSVEAIRIIRDPNYGIGKGIAYVLFRTREAANLVVKRRNLKLGDRELRLSHAKPESTPTKRKNPSSAPEAKSSAKKRAVDSRSPDFNKSSSKASYQGLRAGKPGVQKKFNAKGSRPDKFESRFPSGVKPKERKDKRPSVAARKAKEALKGGAASKQTGTKRKLDSRSPDSSQQKKKFKKFR from the exons ATGGGTAGGAAGAAACCCAAGGAGCCAGAAAGCGACGCCGTTTCAGCAGCTCAGTCCGACATCTTCAAGACCCTGTTCGGCGACGCCGTCAGCCACGACGCCGCCCCTGCCATCTTCTCTGACAGCAACCCCTTCAGGAGGAAGAACAGGGAACCCGACCAAGGGTTTGTTGCCCCTTCGGCTGAACCTGCTGAAAGCATCAATTATGTCGAGCCTGAAAACAATGGTGATGACGGTGACGGTGACGTGAAGAAGcggaagaggaggagcaaagaGAAAGCGGCTTCCGGTTCGCTGAACGAAGAAGCTTCAGAGGGTCCTGTGGAGTTGGAGGgcaaaaaaaggaagaaaaggaagcTGCCGGAAACTCCCGAttctgaaaaccctaatttgggTTCTGAGTTTGAAGGGTTGTCAAGACGGGAAAGTGATGAAGCCTCGGAGAAAGGGAATGCCCCGGCGAAGAAGAAGGatgggaagaagaggaaaagggaTGAAGTTGAGAGGGAATATGAGGTGAAGAAGTATGGGGTGAAGGAGGGCGAGGAGGATGGGGACAAGGAGGAGAAGAGGACTGTTGGGGAGAAGAGGAAGACAGTGGATAACCCAGCTGATATGTTGGTTTCGACCGAAGGTTTTGATGACGAGAGCAAGCTATTGAGGACtgtttttgttggaaatttgCCCTTGAAGGTCAAGAAGAAGGCTTTGATGAAGGAGTTCACTAAGTTTGGAGAGGTAGAGTCAGTGAGGATTCGCTCCGTGCCAATCTTGGAT aCGAAAAGACCCAGAAAGGGAGCAATACTCACGAAGCAAATCCACGATAAAGCTGACAG TGTTAATGCCTACGTTGTTTTCAAAATGGAGGAATCGGCACAGACTTCCTTGTCCCATAACATGGCTGTG GTTGAAGGACATCATATCCGTGTTGACAGGGCATGCCCACCTCGTAAGAAGCTGAAGGGGGAGAGTGCTACTGTTTACGATCACACGAGAACTGTTTTTGTGGGTAACCTTCCATTTGATGTGAAG gATGAGGAAGTTTATCAGTTGTTTTGCGGTATCAACAATCTTGGTTCCAGTGTTGAAGCTATTCGCATAATCAGGGATCCTAACTATGGTATTGGAAAGGGCATTGCTTATGTTTTGTTTAGAACAAGG GAAGCTGCAAATTTGGTTGTTAAGAGGCGAAACTTGAAGCTTGGGGATCGGGAGCTCAGGCTGTCTCATGCAAAACCAGAGTCAACCCCAACGAAGAGAAAGAACCCCTCATCTGCACCGGAAGCTAAGTCTTCAGCCAAAAAGCGAGCTGTGGACTCAAGGAGTCCAGATTTTAACAAGTCGAGTTCAAAAGCATCTTACCAGGGCCTGCGTGCTGGTAAGCCTGGTGTCCAAAAGAAGTTTAATGCAAAAGGCAGTAGACCGGATAAGTTTGAATCAAGATTCCCTAGTGGAGTGAAGCCGAAAGAGCGTAAAGATAAAAGACCTTCTGTTGCTGCGAGAAAGGCTAAAGAAGCACTGAAAGGTGGTGCTGCATCAAAACAAACAGGTACAAAGCGTAAGCTGGATAGCCGGAGTCCAGATAGCTCCCAGcagaaaaagaaattcaagaaaTTTAGGTAG